TCCAAAATAATCCTTTATCATGATTAAAGCTGCTAAAGAGTCTAATTTAGCATCTTTTTTGCGTGTATTAGCTACGCCATACCCTAAAGCTTCTTTGCTTGTTCCACTTTCATCTACAAAGCGGATTTCTTTATCAAATTCAAGTAAAGATACAAAATGCTTAATGCGTCTTGTCATTTCTTCTTCGCTTGAACCTCCTTTGGGAATACCTACGATTAACAAAGAAATATTATGAATTTGGATTAAATTTTTAACTTCATTTGCAGCTTGGTTGCGGTTTTTTCTGATTATACCTTCTAAAGGAATGGTGATTTTATCTATACAAAGCGCCACGCCTATACGCTTTAAACCCACATCTAAAGCCAAAGCTCTCATACCAAAACCCTTATAAAAAGACCTTCTATGGAAATTTTTCCTTCAAGCTCGTACTCATAGACTTTTTCTCCATAAATTTGAGTTGCCTCATCCACGCTTACGCCCTGTCTACAAAAGTCTAAAAATTCATCCTTTTCTTCTTCTATAATACCAAAACAACTTACAAATTCTTTAAAATCTAAAAGTAAATTTGCATTTCTTTCTTGTAAAAGTAAATTTGTCCCATCGCTTTCATTTTTGCGTTGGGGTAAAACATATAAAGGTTTATTAAGCTCCAAAGCAAGCCTTGCACTTTGCATAGAACCACTTTGTAAATCTGCTTGCGCAACAACAACAGCTTCACTCAAAGCGATAATCAGTCTATTTCTAAGTAAAAAATCATAAGGTTTAGGCTTATAATGGGATTCATTTTCACTTAAAGCCAAAGCATTTTCATAAATTTGTTTTATAATTTTTTCGTTACTTCTAGGATAAATTTCATCAAGACCGTTAGCAAAAACCCCTATGGTGCTTGGCATAGCCGCCATACTTGCACTTATATCAACACCTAAAGCACCTCCGCTTACAACACTTATTTTTGAATTCTTAAGCAAGCTTGAAAGTTCAAAAACACAATTTTTAGTGTAAGTACTCATACGCCTAGAGCCTATAATGGCTATCTTTCTTTGTTCTAAGAGTTTTAAATTTCCTTTATAATAAAGTTTTTTAGGAGGATTTTTCAACTCTTTAAAAAGTTCTAGATAATTGCTTGGAAGTTCATTTTGCATAAATTTCACTTAAATACACCAACTCAACACTTTCAAGTAAATCTTTACTTTGCTCTAAGGCTTTAAAGGTATTTTTTCTAGGGTGTCCTATAGCTATCGCAAAGCCTTTTTTCTTAGCAAGATTTACCGCCTCCATGAGTTGTTTTTTAATATAAGCAACATCGTCTTGATTGTCTAAAAATACATCTCTTTGTATATAAATTTGACCTAAGGCTTTAGCTACTTTAGGTGCTTTAGAACTTGCTATGGTTTTAGAATCTACAAAGATCAATTCTTCTTTTTCAAAAGCCTTATAGAGTTTTTTCATTGCTTTTTCATCACTTGTAAATAAGCTTCCTGTGTGATTATTGATAAATTTTAAATCTTTAAAATCTTTTTTTATTTGTTTTATTTTTTTAAAAATACGCTTTTCACTATCGCTTGGATTTAAGGTATCAAGCTCAGGCTTAGTATAATTCATCGCCGCTAAAGGCAAGTGCACCATATAAAAATCAAATTTTAAAGCAAGCTTTGGAGTATCGATATGATTTTTATCAGGCGGAAAAAATGAAGGGATAAGCTTGAGTTTTAAAGCCTGTAAAGCCTTAACTTGACTTATATTTGCCATATCATCTATAATAATAGCAAGACGAGCTTGTTTAATTTTGCTTGAATTTGTATCTTTTATAAGATTTTCTTCCTTGCTTAGATTTTGATCTGGCACAAGGCTTAAATTTTCATCTATTTTGCTTAAATTTTGTTCTATAACACTGCTTAAATTTAAATCTTTGTTTTGTTGTTCTAAGATACTTTGATTATTTTCTTGGAAATTATCATTTTCATCTTTGTAAGGAATTTCTTTAAAAATACCCGAATGATTTTCATTAGATATATTTTCTTGCTTAGGTTCTATTGTTGTATTTTTACTAGAGTTTTGAGCAAATTTTAATGCATTTTGAGAATCTTGATATTGAATCAAAATTCCCAAAAATAAAATCACGCATATTAAAAAAAGTATAGCGATGATTAAGTAACGCTTGATTTGAATCAGTTTTTTTGACAATTTTAGTTCTTATCTTTATCAATTAATTTTTTAGCACTGATCCAAGGCATCATTGCGCGTAAATTACGGCCTGTTTGCTCGATTAAAGAATTATTCATATTTTTGCGTTCTGCATGCATTCTTGCAAAGCCTGCACGGCGTTCTAAAATGAAATCTTTAGCAAAGTTTCCATCTTGTATATCTTTTAAAACACCTTTCATGGCTTTTTTAGTTTCTTCAGTGATAATTTTTGGCCCTGTAATATAATCACCGTATTCTGCAGTGTTTGAAATAGAATAACGCATATCTGCAATTCCACCTTGATAGATCAAATCTACGATAAGTTTTATCTCATGCAAACACTCAAAATAAGCCATTTCAGGCTCATATCCTGCTTCAACCAAAGTTTCAAATCCTGCTTGAATCAAAGCACTAAGCCCACCACAAAGTACAGCTTGCTCACCAAAAAGATCTGTTTCTGTTTCAGCTTTAAAAGTCGTTTCTATGATACCTGTACGACCTCCACCAATAGCACTTGCATAGCTTAAAGCTAAATTTTTAGCATTTTTGCTCTCATCTTGATGAATCGCTATCAAACAAGGAGTTCCTCCACCTATAGCAAATTCATTTCTTACTGTATGACCAGGTGCTTTTGGAGCTATCATGATTACATCTATGCCCTTAGGAGCTACGATTTGACCATAATGGATATTAAAACCATGTGCAAAAGCTATAGCCTTACCTTCGCTTAAATTTGGCTTTATTTCCGCATTAAAAATATCAGCTTGAATTTCATCCGGAGCTAAAATCATAATCACATCTGCTACTTTTGAAGCTTCGCTCACGCTCATCACCTCAAAACCTGCACTTTTTGCTTTAGAAAAACTTGATCCATCCTCACGAAGCCCGATGACAACATTAACTCCATTGTCCCTTAAATTCATAGCATGAGCATGTCCTTGAGATCCAAAGCCTATAATTGCCACTTTTTTTGATTTAATCAAACTTAAATCACAGTCTTTGTCATAATAAACTGTAACAGCCATTATTTTACTCCTTAATAAATTCAAAATTAAAGAGCTTATTATAACAATAAAGTTTTAAATTTCATATTTTTTTTATAAACTTTATGCAAGAATTCTCAAGAAAATTTACATAAAGTAAAGCAGTGAAAGAATTTTTAAACAATCTTAATTATGGCATAAGTGCTCATGAAGTTAGCAATGAATTTAAACAAATTCTAAGAGAGCTTCTAGCTAATAACATCATCAAAGAACACAAAAATAGATATTATCTTAATAACGGCTATGTTTTTGGAACTCTTGATATTTCAAGTAAAGGCACAGGATTTTTACAATGTTTTGATGAGAGTTTTAAAAAAGATTTGCTTATAGAAAATAAAAATTTAAAAGGAGCAAATTACAAAGATATCGTTGCTGCTAAATTACTTCCCTTAAAGAAAAAACGCCCTAGTGCTAAAGTAGTTTTGGTTTTAAAAAGAGCCAACGAAACCTCACTTGTCATCACCAAAAGATACGGCGAAGCAGTTCTTGGGATGAATATTAAAACAGGATTAAGCACCGCCTTAAAAGCCTCGCAAAAATCCCTAAAAGCACTACCTTTGGGGACGATTTTAAAAATAGAAAATCAAGATAACAACATCATAGAAGTTTTAGGACATATCGATGATGAAAGCATAGATGAAAAAATTTCTCTTGCACTTTTTAACAAAAACAGTGAATTTAGCGATGCTTGTATCAAAGAAGCTTTAGCCAATGGAGATAGCGTTGATGCAAGCATGTATGAAAATCGCTTAGATCTAAGAGCTTTACCTTTTTGCACTATAGATCCTGTGCATGCAAAAGATTTTGATGATGCAATTTATTTTGATACAGAAAAACGCGAACTCTATGTCGCAATCGCCGATGTAAGCGAATATGTTTATGCTTATAGCGCTATTGATAAAGAAGCTAGAAATCGTGGATTTTCTATATATTTTCCACATATTGCCATACCTATGTTGCCTCGCCCTTTGAGTGAAAACATCTGTTCTTTAAAGCCTCATTTAGATCGCTTGGCGTATTGTTTTAAAATCACGCTTGATTTAGACTGCAAAGTCGTAAAAGAAGAACTTTTTGAAACCATCATCAACTCAAAACGCCGTTTTAATTATGATGAAGTGGATGAAATTTTGATTCAAAAGCCAGACTTAAAAGAACTTTCTTGGCTTTATAAGCTTTTTGAAGTCACAAAAACTTTACGCAAAAATCGCCTTAAAAACGCCTTTGAATTCCGCACTGAAGAACTAAGGATGAATTTGGATGAAAATTTAAGTCTTCAAAGCACGATTTTTGAAAAAGACACACCTTCACATAATTTAATCGAAGATTGTATGCTTTTAGCCAACAAAGCCGCCGCAAAACTCATCGATGTAGGTGTTTTTAGAAATCACTCCAGTGCGGACATGAAAAAGATAGATAGACTTTTAAATGAGCTTTTAGAGCTTGGAATCGATGTGAAATTAAAACCTAACCTGCCTGAGCTTATACGCGATATACAAGCTTTAGCCGATGAGCTTGGCTTAAGGGCAGAAGTGGATAAACTCATCATTAAAGCTCAAAAAAAGGCGGAGTATTCTAGCGAAAACGGGGGGCATTTTGGCTTGGGTTTTGACAAATACTCACATTTTACAAGCCCTATACGCAGATATTCTGATCTTATCTTGCATAGACTTTTAAAAGCCAAACAAAAAAAAGATGAAAAACTTTTTAATTACCTACTTTTAAATATACAAAGCACTTGCGAAAACCTTAGTGTGCTTGAAAGAGAAGCTGATAAAGTCGCTTATGATTTTATGGATAGAAAATTTGCAAGATGGGCAGCTAAAAATATAGGCAAAAAATTTAAAGCCCTAGTAGTGCAAAATGATGGAATTTGTATAGCAAAACTTGATGATGAGATCAAAGGAGCTGACATCATCCTTTATGATACGCGGGTAAATTTACTAGAAAGCGTAGAAGTGCAAATTTTAGAAGCTGACATCATCATGGCAAAAATTTATGCAAAAATCACCCAAAGACTTAGAAAGGAAAGTAATGTATAGAAAAGAACTTCAAAATTTACTTTCCAAAAATCAAATTGATAATTTTTTCTTTCTTTATGGAGCTGATAATTTTCAAAGTGAGCTTTATGCTGATTTTATCAAGGAAAAATACCAAGCGGATGAAATTTTAAAATTATTTTTTGAAGAATACAGCTTTACTCGTGCAAGTGATTTTCTAAGCGGAGGTTCGCTTTTTAGCGAAAAAAAACTTTTAGAAATCAAAACCTCTAAAAAAATTCCCACAAAAGAACTTAAAGTTTTAGTTGAGCTTTGCAAAAATAATAAAGACAATTTCCTACTTTTAGAACTTTACGATGAAAGCTCTAAACAAAACGATATAGAAAAAATCTTTTCTCCTAATTTTGTGCGTTTTTTCAAGGCCAATAACGCAAGAGAAGGGATAGAACTTTTAAGCATAAAAGCAAAACAACTCCATATAGAAATCACTCAAAATGCTTTATTTACCCTTTTTACAAGCTTTGATGAGAATTTGTATCTTGCTGCTAGTGAGCTTAATAAATTCAGCGGCTTAAGAGTAGATGAAAAAATCATAGAGCAGTATTGTTATAGCCTAAACATAGGAAGTTTTGAAAGCTTCTTTGAAAAAATTTTAAAAAGAGCTGATTTTAAAAATGAGCTTGAGAAGATTTTAGACAATTTTAACGAAATCACACTGATCAACTCTTTAAATTCTGCCTTTTACCGCCTTTTTAAGATCGCTCTTTATGCTAAAATTTATGGGAAGGTGGATTTTAAAGAACTCTTAGGCTATACTCCCCCGCCTCAAGTAGCACAAAATTTAAACGAGCAAGCTTTCAGTCTAAAAATCAAACACTATAAAGAAATTTTCAACCTTTTACTTAAAAGTGAATATGAGCTTAAAACTAATTCCAAACTCGCTAAAAAAGAATTTCTAATCGCCACTTTGCTAAAGCTTGCAAGGATTATAAAAAGTTAGATTATTGACAATCTCATTTCTTATTTTTGCTCTTTAAATTTATTGTAAAATTTCTCTAAAAAATCTTTATGCTTGCTTGAAGTTCTAAGAATATACATTGGATGATAAAAATTATTTTTTTCAAACGATACTTCATAGTTTTCTTTGCATACAATAGGAGTATTTTTAAAAATGTCACATGCCCTATTTCTTAAAATATCACATTTAAATATTTTTTTACCAAAACCAAAATAAACAATTTTGTTATAAAATCTAAGATGTATATCATCACTAAATAAATACCGACTTTTAATTTTACACATTTCTTTAATTGCATTATCGGATTTAGAATTTTTTAAATTAAATAAATTAAAAATTTGAATAATTCCGTTCAATTCTATTTTTTTGTTTATATGTTGTCCATTAAAAATTCTTTCGATTTCTCTCATTGTGCTATCAGGAGAAAATTTTTTCCAAGAATCAAAATCTTCTACATCTTTTTTATCCTTATAAAATTCTCGTATTTTATTTAATTCATCAGATGTAAGAGATTCTTTGGGTTCCGCAGAACCAGGGTTTAACATAACAACACTTCCTAAAAGCTTAGTACTTTGACCAAAACACAATAAAGTATTTATTCTAAAATAATGCTCTCTATCTTTAAAATATTCCGCATATACATTCATTTCCAAACTCCAAATATTTAAAAATATTAATAAATCTCGTTCTTGAATAAATCATTCCTACGATTTCACTCCATCACAAGTCGCATGAGGTGCAAATCCTCACCTTGTGAGATTTTATACTCTATACTTTCGCATTTAGGACACTTAAAAACATTTTCTTCTAAAATACTTGTTTGATCGCATTTTAAACACAAAATTTCAAGCGGTGCAAGCTCTATAAAAAGCTTTGCATTTTTGCAAAGCTCTGAATTTTCCCTAAAAGTTTCAAAACAACGCCTAAAAAGCTCTACTTCTATACCACTTAAACGACCTATTTTTACATAAATCTCTTGCACACTTTTAGCTTTATGAGCAAAAGCATTTTCTTCACAAAGTTCGATTAAAGACTCTACTATACTAAGCTCGTGCATTAGCAAATTCTCGGTAAAAGTTCGCCCTTAGGAGCTTCTAAAAATCGTTTAGCTCCATAAGCATTTTCTAAAATCACACGAGCTTTTTTCTCTTCTAAAACTTCTCCTATAATACTAGCATTTGCATTGTATTTTTTTAAAATTTCCAAAGCCTTTAGTTCATCCTCTTTTTCAACGCAAAGTATAAAAGTGCCTTCATTTGCGAGTTCAAAAGCCTCATAGCCAAAAAGCTCACAAAGTCCTAAAACCTCATCTTGTATTTTTATCTTTTCTTCAAAAATCAAAAGATCATTCCCGCTTTGCTTTGCCCATTCGTTTAAAACTGCACTAAGTCCCCCGCGCGTTGCATCACGCATAGCTACGACTTTTATATCTTTTTCCAAAAGTTCCAAAACTTCCTTATCTAAAGCCTTGCAGTCGCTTTTTATATCTGCTTCTAGTTCATTTCTTTTGATCAAAACACTAGCCCCGTGCCTGCCCACATCACCTGAAACAAGTATGCTAAGTCCTGCTTTGATATTTTTACTCTCTTTTTTAGCGATGATTTCACCTAAAGCAGTGGTGTTGATATAAATTTCATCTCCCTTGCCTTTTGGTACCACTTTGGTATCGCCACAAACCAACTCAACCCCGCATTTTTCACACTCTTCTTTAATGCTTTTTAAAATGCGTTCAAGTTTTTCTAGCTCAAAGCCCTCTTCTAAAATAAGTCCTAAGCTAAGGTATTTTGGTTTTGCCCCTACCATTAAAACATCATTAACAGAACCGCAAACGCAAAGCTTACCTATATTTACCTCATCATCTAAAAAGATAGGACTTAAGACAAAAGAATCCGTGCTTAAAGCCAAATTTCCCAAAATCGCAGCATCATTGTTTTCATTTAAAATTTTATTATCAAAGATCTTAAAAAGCTTAGTTAAAAGCTCGTTCATCTCTTCTCCGCCACCCCCATGAGCCAAAGAAATATTTTTCATGCATTCACCTTTGAGTATTTATAATACGCCGCACAAGCTCCCTCGCCTGAAACCATACAGCTTCCTATAGGGCTTTTTGGAGTACAGGCTTTACCAAAAACCTTACAATCATAAGGCTTTGCCAAACCTCTTAAAATTTGTCCGCAAATACAAGCCTTACTTTCACTTTTACTTTGCACTGCGCAGTCAAATTGCTTGCTCGCATCATAAGCGCTAAATTCTTCTTTTAACTCCAAACCACCCTCTTTTATAAGCCCTAAACCACGGAATTCAAAATCACAAACTTGAAAGTATTTTTTAACCAAATTTTGTGCTTTTTCATTGCCTTTTTCACTCACTGCTCTTTTGTATTGATTAAAGACTTCGAAACTGCCTTTATTGATTTGTCTTACTATATTTAAAACGCTTTCCATGATATCCACAGGCTCAAAACCACTCACTGCTATAGGGGTTTTAAACTTAGCCGCTAAAGGTTTATAAATCCCATAACCTGTGATCACACTCACATGAGAAGGTCCTAAAAAGGCATTGATTTTTACATTTTCATCATTCATAATCGCTTCTACAGGTGCTGGAACTGTGATATGGTTAATATGAAAAAAGACATTTTTTAAATTTTGTTCTATCACTTTTTCAAGAAGTAAAGCACTCATAGGCGTAGTAGTTTCAAAACCTATGGCAAAAAAGATGATGGTTTTGTTTAAATTTTGCTTAGCAATATCCAAAACTTCAAGCGGAGAATAAAGCGCTCTTACATCCGCTCCCCTTGCTCTTAAATCAAGCAAAGAAATTTCACTTCCTGGAACCCTTAAAAGATCTCCTAAGGTGCAAAAAATCGTATCTTTCATAGAAGCAAGTTTGATCGCAGTATCAATGCGAACTCTTGGCATCACACAAACAGGACAGCCTGGCCCATGGATAAAATTGATCTCTTTAGGCAAAATAGAAGGCAAGGCGTATTTCATAATACTATGCGTATGCCCACCACAAATTTCCATGATATTAATCGGTGTTTTAATTTCTTGTTCTATAAGCTTTTTTAAGGCTAAAATATTGTCTTTATCTCTAAATTCATCGATGAAATTCATTTAAACCCATATCCCCTTCATCGCTTTTGATCTCGCCACTGTTCATCTTTTCTACTATTTCTTGATAGGTTTTTATACTTTCTAAAGCGGCTTCTTTGTCGATTTTTTCCATGGCAACACCTACATGGATTAAAACATAATCACCCTTTTGTAAAGGCTCATCGATCAAATCCAAATTCACTTTTCTTTTAACACCTAGAGTTTGCACCAAGGCATTATTAAGCTCATCGATTTCTAAAATTTCAGAAGGTATAGATAAACACATTAAAAAAGCTCCTTTTTGAGTTTAAGTAGTTTATACCAAAGCTCCATATTGGTTCCATTTTTAGCATCAAGAGTGATGATATCAGCTCTTGGACTGAGTTCTTTTATGAGTTTTGTAGCTTCTTTGATATCAAAATCAAAATGATGAGCCAAATCCGCCTTGGTAATCAAAACAATATCTGCTTTTTTAAACATTACAGGATATTTTTGTGGCTTATCACTGCCTTCAGTCACAGAAAGCAAGACTACATTTAAATGCTCACCCAAATCATAGCTCGCAGGACAAACTAAATTCCCTACATTTTCTATAAAAAGTAAATCCACTCCTTTAATATCTAAATGATGCAAAGCCTCATGCACCATAAAAGCATCTAAATGACAGCTTTGTCCTGTGGTGATTTGATACGCTAAAGCCCCAGCATTTTTTACTCTTAAAGCGTCGTTATTGGTTTCTAAATCCCCTTCAATCACTGCGATTTTAAGTTCGTTTTTCAAAGCCTTGATCGTGCTTTCTAAAAGCGTAGTTTTTCCGCTTCCTGGAGAGCTCATGAGATTGATACAAAGTGTATTTGCTTCATTAAAATGCGCCCTATTGTGCTTGGCTTCTTCATCATTTTTACTTAAGATTTTAGAAATTACTTCTATGGTTTTGCTTTCTTTTAGGCTTGGATTTTCATGATGATGATCATGATGATGAGAATGCTCATGGGTATGAGCCGAATTTACTGAACAGCCACAATCCTTACACATATTATGTTCCTTTTGAAAGTTTTTCTTTGATTTTATCTTTAAAAGTATTAAATTTTAATGAGTTTTAAAGATATTATCAGTCTTTTTTTAAAAAATGCACCATTTGTCCTAGGGCTATGGAGCTATCGTTGCAAGGGTATTTTAAAGATGTAAAAAAGTCAAAATTTTTAGCTTTTAAAATTTGAAGTAAGGTTTTATTTTGAAAAACTCCACCCCCTAAAAGCACTTTTAAATCATAAGTTTTGCTAAAAGTTATAATCAAATTTGCCAAAGCATTAAACATACCCGTAATAGCCTTGCTTTTTTCATCCTTTAAAGCACCCTCAATGAGTTCTTTAAAGTTGATTTCTCCATCCTTGAAAAAAAGCTCGTAAGAAAAGTCTAAATTTTCATCATAAAATGCTTCGCACATCAGCCCAATTTGTGCTTCGTAAGAAATTTTTTCTATATCAAAAACTATACTCCCAAAAGCATCGATAATGCGTCCTAAAGAACTTGTTTGAAGTGTAGAGTGGGTGTGAATTTTTTTAAGATTTTCAAGTTTTATTTTTGGAATTTTAGATAAAAATGTCTTAGCCTCATCTTCTAAATCATAATGCCAAATCAAGCTCAAAGCTAAATTTTGTATATTTTTTATATCGCTATTGATAAGGGTGAAATTCTCAAAATGCGCGATTCTTTCGTATTGTTTTAAATTCCCTATAAAAATCTCTCCACCCCAAATTTTTCCATCATCGCCATAACCCGTGCCATCAAAGATAAAACCCAAAGCTTTTTCATCTTTTTTAAATTCTTTTTCGTATTCAAAATAAAGTGCGCAAAAATGTGCGTAATGGTGCTGAATTTTATAAGTATTGTAAAATTCTTTTGTATAGCTAAAATTAGGATGTTTATCGCAAAGTATTTGATCAAAACTTAAATCATAACTTTGTTTAAAAAAATCAAGCAAAGAAAAAAATCTCTCGTGTACATCAACACTTTTTAAATCCCCTATATAAGGAGAAATCAAAAGTTTATTTTCATAAAAAATCACAAATTCATTTTTTAATTCGGAGCCCAAAGCTAAAAAAACTCCTTTTTTATCGCTTTTAATTTCCAAATAAGTCGGATTTAAACCTCTTGAAGTGCGTAAAAACATAGTTTTTCCATTTACAACTTGAGCAATGCTATCATCGCTTGGATTGTGAATTTCTCTTGTATAGTCTAGATAAAAATCAAAAACATTGCCAAGCTTTTTAAGCAAATTATCCTCATCTTTGATAATGCTTTCACCACTTAAATTTGCACTTGTTGCTATCAAAACCCCATCAAAATATCTAAAAAGTAAAAGATGCAGTGGAGTGTAAGCTAACATAATGCCGAGTTTATCTACATCAGGGGCGATTAAAGAAAAGGCTTTTTTAGCTTTTAAAATCACGATAGGAGCTAAAATAGAACCAAGCAGTTTTTCTTCCTCTTTATCCACAAAACAAAGCTCTTTAGCATCGCTTATATCTCTACACATTAAAGCAAAGGGTTTTTTGGGGCGGTTTTTTCTAAGTCTTAATTCTTTTATGGCTTCAAGATTAAAGGCATCACACATCAAATGAAATCCCCCCATGCCTTTGATAGCTAAAATTTTTCCTTGCTTTAAAAGCTTAGCACAGGTCTTAAAAGCTTCATTATCTTGGGCTAGAATTTCACCCTTTTTATTTTTTAAAAAAACATCGATTTTACACTGAGGGCAACTTATAGGCTGGGCATGAAAACGCCTATTTTTAGGATCTTCATATTCACTTTTGCAAAACTCACACATTTTCAATGTTTCCATTGTGGTATTACACCTATCATAAGGGAGATTTTTAATAATACTAAATCTTGGCCCACAATGCGTACAAGTGATAAAAGGATATAAAAAACGCGGATTTTTTTCATCAAAAAATTCTTTTTTACACTCTTTGCAAAGTGCAAAATCACTAAGCATTGGAGTAGTTTTTGTATTTTGCAAAGAAGTACCTATGCTAAAATGGGTATAATTTGTAGTCGTTTGCTCTGTGATATCAATGCTATCTATCCTTGCTAAAGGCGGAAGCTTCTCTTTGAGCTTATAGATGAAATGCTCGCATTCTTCTTTGGTACAAGCAAGAATGATTTCTACCCCAAAACCATCATTTTTTACTTCTCCACAAAGTCCTAATTCAGAGGCAAGCTCAAAGACAAGAGGACGAAAACCTACACCTTGAACAAGTCCTGAAATTTGAAGTTTATATCCTAAGCGGCACATCGCTTAACTGACAATTTTTAAGATGTTTTAAAGTATTTCTAAGCAAGGCTTTATGCTCAAACAAAGATCCACTAATTAGCGCCATTTCACTCTGTTTTTTTTCTCTTAAGCCATCATAAGTATCGCGTAAAAAATAAGCCAAGCTTTCCACAGCTCCATAAGCGATATTTGCACTATCTACCCCTGCCAGCATAAAGCTCATAGTAGATCTTAAGGTCCTAGTATAATCAAAACTTTTATCTTCTTTCAAACGATAATCAATCTTCACCCCACGAGGCATTTTAGATTCGTCTGCGATTTTTAAAAGCTTTTCTCCTGCCTTGTGTAAATTTTCATCCAAATTTAACACCCTGCCCACCAAGCAAAGTAAAGAATAAAAATTGTTTTTAAGTTCAAAACTCTCATTTAAAAGCGGAAATTCTTTGGCAAAATTTTCTAAAAGTCTTGCGCCGATTTCATCTTTTTGTATCTCTTCATAAAGCTCTTTAGAATTTTTAGGTAAAGAAAGGCAAAGCAAATTGATCTCTTTATTTGCGAGCAATAAATCTTCATACTCCTTACTAAGCTCTAACACAAAAGCCTTTTCTCCATAACGACTTAAAAGATAAGAGATTCTTGCCATATTTTTATCTTCTTTGGAAAAGATAAGCTCTCTTGCTCTTGGGTTGATAAATTCAAAACCCTCTAAGACTACTATTTGATTATCTAAAGTCGTGATATAAAAATCTTTTTGAAATTCTTTTATCTTTTTAACACTTAAAAATTTATACTCATTTTGCCAAAGCTTTAATCCTAAAGCAAAAGAAAACAAATCCTGCGCTAGTCTTAACTTAAATTCATTAAAATCAAGATCGTGATTTTTTCTAAATACAGCGCTTAATCTTAGCTTCATCAATGGTTTTTCCAAACTC
The window above is part of the Campylobacter coli genome. Proteins encoded here:
- the ruvX gene encoding Holliday junction resolvase RuvX; its protein translation is MRALALDVGLKRIGVALCIDKITIPLEGIIRKNRNQAANEVKNLIQIHNISLLIVGIPKGGSSEEEMTRRIKHFVSLLEFDKEIRFVDESGTSKEALGYGVANTRKKDAKLDSLAALIMIKDYFGI
- the dprA gene encoding DNA-processing protein DprA; this translates as MQNELPSNYLELFKELKNPPKKLYYKGNLKLLEQRKIAIIGSRRMSTYTKNCVFELSSLLKNSKISVVSGGALGVDISASMAAMPSTIGVFANGLDEIYPRSNEKIIKQIYENALALSENESHYKPKPYDFLLRNRLIIALSEAVVVAQADLQSGSMQSARLALELNKPLYVLPQRKNESDGTNLLLQERNANLLLDFKEFVSCFGIIEEEKDEFLDFCRQGVSVDEATQIYGEKVYEYELEGKISIEGLFIRVLV
- a CDS encoding divergent polysaccharide deacetylase family protein: MSKKLIQIKRYLIIAILFLICVILFLGILIQYQDSQNALKFAQNSSKNTTIEPKQENISNENHSGIFKEIPYKDENDNFQENNQSILEQQNKDLNLSSVIEQNLSKIDENLSLVPDQNLSKEENLIKDTNSSKIKQARLAIIIDDMANISQVKALQALKLKLIPSFFPPDKNHIDTPKLALKFDFYMVHLPLAAMNYTKPELDTLNPSDSEKRIFKKIKQIKKDFKDLKFINNHTGSLFTSDEKAMKKLYKAFEKEELIFVDSKTIASSKAPKVAKALGQIYIQRDVFLDNQDDVAYIKKQLMEAVNLAKKKGFAIAIGHPRKNTFKALEQSKDLLESVELVYLSEIYAK
- the ilvC gene encoding ketol-acid reductoisomerase codes for the protein MAVTVYYDKDCDLSLIKSKKVAIIGFGSQGHAHAMNLRDNGVNVVIGLREDGSSFSKAKSAGFEVMSVSEASKVADVIMILAPDEIQADIFNAEIKPNLSEGKAIAFAHGFNIHYGQIVAPKGIDVIMIAPKAPGHTVRNEFAIGGGTPCLIAIHQDESKNAKNLALSYASAIGGGRTGIIETTFKAETETDLFGEQAVLCGGLSALIQAGFETLVEAGYEPEMAYFECLHEIKLIVDLIYQGGIADMRYSISNTAEYGDYITGPKIITEETKKAMKGVLKDIQDGNFAKDFILERRAGFARMHAERKNMNNSLIEQTGRNLRAMMPWISAKKLIDKDKN
- a CDS encoding ribonuclease R family protein, which encodes MKEFLNNLNYGISAHEVSNEFKQILRELLANNIIKEHKNRYYLNNGYVFGTLDISSKGTGFLQCFDESFKKDLLIENKNLKGANYKDIVAAKLLPLKKKRPSAKVVLVLKRANETSLVITKRYGEAVLGMNIKTGLSTALKASQKSLKALPLGTILKIENQDNNIIEVLGHIDDESIDEKISLALFNKNSEFSDACIKEALANGDSVDASMYENRLDLRALPFCTIDPVHAKDFDDAIYFDTEKRELYVAIADVSEYVYAYSAIDKEARNRGFSIYFPHIAIPMLPRPLSENICSLKPHLDRLAYCFKITLDLDCKVVKEELFETIINSKRRFNYDEVDEILIQKPDLKELSWLYKLFEVTKTLRKNRLKNAFEFRTEELRMNLDENLSLQSTIFEKDTPSHNLIEDCMLLANKAAAKLIDVGVFRNHSSADMKKIDRLLNELLELGIDVKLKPNLPELIRDIQALADELGLRAEVDKLIIKAQKKAEYSSENGGHFGLGFDKYSHFTSPIRRYSDLILHRLLKAKQKKDEKLFNYLLLNIQSTCENLSVLEREADKVAYDFMDRKFARWAAKNIGKKFKALVVQNDGICIAKLDDEIKGADIILYDTRVNLLESVEVQILEADIIMAKIYAKITQRLRKESNV
- a CDS encoding DNA polymerase III subunit delta is translated as MYRKELQNLLSKNQIDNFFFLYGADNFQSELYADFIKEKYQADEILKLFFEEYSFTRASDFLSGGSLFSEKKLLEIKTSKKIPTKELKVLVELCKNNKDNFLLLELYDESSKQNDIEKIFSPNFVRFFKANNAREGIELLSIKAKQLHIEITQNALFTLFTSFDENLYLAASELNKFSGLRVDEKIIEQYCYSLNIGSFESFFEKILKRADFKNELEKILDNFNEITLINSLNSAFYRLFKIALYAKIYGKVDFKELLGYTPPPQVAQNLNEQAFSLKIKHYKEIFNLLLKSEYELKTNSKLAKKEFLIATLLKLARIIKS
- the hypA gene encoding hydrogenase maturation nickel metallochaperone HypA → MHELSIVESLIELCEENAFAHKAKSVQEIYVKIGRLSGIEVELFRRCFETFRENSELCKNAKLFIELAPLEILCLKCDQTSILEENVFKCPKCESIEYKISQGEDLHLMRLVME